In the Setaria italica strain Yugu1 chromosome VI, Setaria_italica_v2.0, whole genome shotgun sequence genome, one interval contains:
- the LOC105914661 gene encoding uncharacterized protein LOC105914661, which yields MVYARVAVKVLVPQSQREFDFFEVLSSELAKLAARIVKYKAESGEAISVHDKEIILGVIEYLSTVPKRRDCYLRFLNGGSKEELQRIEQECIRGANDNLIDDWILSVTKPLMVEDQVDVEEAKKKTGKMELQNVEETAPEVEALGKNKSSEDKSVQGDKFGLSCQDNQQIGR from the exons ATGGTCTATGCGCGAGTGGCTGTAAAGGTTCTTGTTCCTCAGTCTCAACGTGAATTTGATTTCTTCGAG GTGCTTTCCAGTGAGTTAGCTAAACTGGCAGCTAGGATAGTAAAATATAAGGCAGAATCAGGGGAAGCTATCAGTGTGCATGACAAAGAAATCATACTCGGAGTCATTGAATACCTTTCAACTGTTCCTAAAAGGAGAGATTGCTACCTGAGGTTTCTCAATGGGGGTTCAAAAGAAGAGTTGCAGAGAATTGAACAAGAGTGTATTAGGGGGGCAAATGATAATCTAATAGACGATTGGATATTGTCAGTGACAAAGCCTTTGATGGTTGAAGATCAAGTTGATGTTGAGGAGGCTAAGAAGAAGACCGGAAAGATGGAACTCCAGAATGTTGAGGAGACAGCTCCAGAGGTTGAGGCCCTGGGCAAAAACAAATCTAGTGAGGATAAATCTGTACAAGGTGATAAGTTTGGTCTCTCCTGTCAGGATAATCAACAAATTGGTCGCTGA